The genomic interval TGGTTTCTTGTATGCGTCCGTTGGCGGTACGACGCGCATCTGCATCCTGACGATCCGCGACGTCCAGAATCTCTTTGTTGTTCACCAGTTCATCCAGGGTAATGTTGTTGAGAAACTCACTGATGCGGTCGCTCAAATCACGCCATAAAGTATGGGTCAGACAGCGATCCCCCCCCTGACAACCTTCTTTCCCCTGGCAGCGGGTCGCATCCACGGATTCGTCAACAGCGGAAATCACGGAGCCAACGGCGATTTCGCTGGCGTCTTTACCCAGCAGATAACCCCCGCCCGGCCCGCGTACACTGGCGACCAGACCATGTTTACGCAAACGGGAAAAAAGCTGCTCCAGATAGGAAAGCGAAATGCCCTGACGCTCTGAAATATCAGCCAGAGGTACAGGGCCTTCTTTTGAATGCAGCGCCACATCCAGCATGGCGGTGACGGCATAACGGCCTTTCGATGTCAGTCTCATGTTTTTAGTACCCGTAAGATAAACATGTATTATTAAGACAAGTATTATGAATCCGGTAATACATAGCACAACATGAGTCTGACATTCCCGAGTGTTTCAGTCAACTATTTAACCGGGTAATTTACTCAACTATTTCCCCTGCGGGTGTCGATTCGTGGCGATCGAACTCAGGATACCGCGCAAGATATTGAGCTCCTGGCTTTCTGGGCGAGCCCGGGTAAACAGACGGCGCAATTTATGCATCACCTGCCCTTGATGAGAGTGACGGATAAAACCTGTTTGCAGCAACGTCTGCTCAAGATGCTGGTAAAAGCGTTCAAGATCGTCCACCAACGGATAGGGACTTTCCTCATAAGCAGGTTCTTCCGCTTTGAGGTTATCCAACCAGGCAACCCGGATTTCGTATGACAGGAGTTGCACCGCCATTGCCAGATTCAGTGAGCTGTATTCAGGATTGGCGGGAATAGCGACATGGTAATGGCACTTTTGCAATTCGTCGTTGGTTAACCCGACACGTTCACGTCCGAAGACAATGGCAACCGGAGCATGACGTGCTTCTTCGGCGCTCAACACACCGCACTCCCTCGGCTCGAGCATTGGCCATTGCAATGTACGCGATCGCGCACTGGTTCCAATCACCAAACTGCATCCTTCGAGCGCCTGATCCAGCGTCTCGACAATTGTTGCATGGCTGATGACATCGCTGGCGCCGGCAGCCAGTGAAATCGCCTGAGAGTCAGGTTTGACCAGGGGGTTAACCAGAAAAAGACGGCTTAATCCCATCGTCTTCATCGCTCTGGCGGTCGACCCCATATTGCCGGTATGGGATGTCTCCACCAGCACAATGCGTATAT from Musicola paradisiaca NCPPB 2511 carries:
- the iscR gene encoding Fe-S cluster assembly transcriptional regulator IscR, with translation MRLTSKGRYAVTAMLDVALHSKEGPVPLADISERQGISLSYLEQLFSRLRKHGLVASVRGPGGGYLLGKDASEIAVGSVISAVDESVDATRCQGKEGCQGGDRCLTHTLWRDLSDRISEFLNNITLDELVNNKEILDVADRQDADARRTANGRIQETISVNLRA
- the trmJ gene encoding tRNA (cytosine(32)/uridine(32)-2'-O)-methyltransferase TrmJ, encoding MLENIRIVLVETSHTGNMGSTARAMKTMGLSRLFLVNPLVKPDSQAISLAAGASDVISHATIVETLDQALEGCSLVIGTSARSRTLQWPMLEPRECGVLSAEEARHAPVAIVFGRERVGLTNDELQKCHYHVAIPANPEYSSLNLAMAVQLLSYEIRVAWLDNLKAEEPAYEESPYPLVDDLERFYQHLEQTLLQTGFIRHSHQGQVMHKLRRLFTRARPESQELNILRGILSSIATNRHPQGK